The DNA region TCCAGGAGTTGGCGCACAGCCAATAAGGTATTCCGTTCTCCCTCCCCCATCCCAATAGTTTAACTGCGTGCTTCCCCACATATTGACCTCTAATCTTCATATAAACTcctaaaaaatatgttataaaataattaaaataaacgcCGAAAGCCTTACCGCTTTTGTAGTTATAAAAATCTTCATACACTTCCATAACAGCTTGCACAGGTCCGTTCCTCATAATCTCCAATTGAACCGATTCTTCATTAGCAAACCTCCTCACTTCCCCTCCGAAAGTACGAGAATTTTCGTatgataaaaagaaattatcacatttttttatgcattGAGGTGAATGTAAGATGAGTTGTTCGCAATTGTGTTTTGATGGGACTGGGGCGTTGTTGTGGTGTTTGCAAGGAGGCAAACTGTAATCCTTGCAGCCTTGAGATGAATTAAAGGCCCCACCAGTAACAACTCCTggcgaaataaaaatttgtttccctTTAGATTTAAAggatttcaaataaaatttaaacatttcccCATTAAGATGCGGCGCAAGCTATGCAACCAacaatattttagataaacctaaaaaaaattgacaaaatggcCGCCAATATAGGCAAAGGCCTACATTCGTGGCAAGTGTATAGGCACAAACTTAAGTCATTTAGTAACCCACGAcgcaaattcaaatttaaaagtatgATTAACAACTAATTAGACAAAGTATATTTTTGGAAGTGTAGCGATAAGTATAAAACACGAAAAGTGGAATATTTTTAGgcaattagaaataaattctGTTCATTGACATTGACAAAGGAAACGTCATTTGATTCTAAAAGATCGCAACTGTCAGTACTCATTATTAGTCATtcttattgtttattaaattactattttgcTAAAAACTCTTGAATATCCGAGATATTTTGCTCATCTTGTTTGAAAAAACTCGCAGAAACATCAACTTAAATGGATCTAGCAAAGGTGCCTAATGAAAAGAAGCTCGAGCTCTGCAAATGGTACTTTAAGGCAGGTTTTGCTTGCTTGCCTTTCGTCTGGGCAGTAAACGCCCTATGGTTCTTCAATGAGGGTTTTCGAAGACCGGAATACCAGGAgcaaaagcaaattaaaagaTACGTGATCTTCTCTGCAATCGGGGCCGTGTTGTGGCTCATCATACTGGTATCATGGATTGCAACATTCCAAATCAACCGAGTGAACTGGGACGAATTTGCTGAGCGAATATCCTTCATAATACCTTTAGGCCTGCCTTGAATTTTCTTACTTTTCGCGTATCGGTTTGCACACGTATATTTAAATGACTATTTAATGCCTGATTAGGACTCTTACTTTACCATATTTTTGCCAGTATTTCCAAGCCTGCAAGGGCTTTCCACCCTTGCATTGCTGGCCACATTGGTTGCAACAAGATAGTAAGTCCTCGGCTGAGACatataattgtaatatttgGTGAGAATGTATGCAAATTCTGTCAGACATTGCTGCTGCAGCACTTACGGCCTAGAATACTGTGTGCTGTTGTGATAGTTGCTTTCTTTATACAGTTTAGCTTACCCAACAGGAGCCACACTGAGATTGGTCCCAAATTTGTCTAATAGAACTACAGTATGGCCAAGCCTCTCGGGCATCAAAATGTTTAGGAATAATAGTTTTGTTCACTTTAACATAGTAGTGCATTTCTGGTGGTTTTACGAATAAGGCGTTTTCAGGTTGAACGCCTATATGTATAAGTGTGTAtgacaaatgaaaaattatgtatttagtAGTTTATTGTGAGTGAGTGATTTTACCTGAAGCCATAAGTTTCAATCTGCTCCATTCAGATTCATGGAAGTTCCTGCCTGCTTTCCAGTGGGATTGATTTGCGTTGATCCAAGCAATATATTCGCTTGAAAAAGGGTGATGTTGAGGTAAAGCAGAAGATTTGTTGACTGTTAGCACAAGTAGGATAAACCACTCTTTTAGCATTGTAATAACTATTGTAGTTACTGACTTATTAAAATTGGACGTGGATCAAGTGGTGTCTATACGGACGCAATAAGCGCTCAcatttaattggaaattttgccGTTTATAAACAAACACTTATTAGATATCATATAGATTCTTACCTATATTCGCAGAttaattagttaatattagtttattattgggttaaaattaatcatttacGTGAATGTGGTTTAATAAATGAGTTTATTCTATCAAAC from Euwallacea similis isolate ESF13 chromosome 20, ESF131.1, whole genome shotgun sequence includes:
- the pen-2 gene encoding gamma-secretase subunit pen-2; amino-acid sequence: MDLAKVPNEKKLELCKWYFKAGFACLPFVWAVNALWFFNEGFRRPEYQEQKQIKRYVIFSAIGAVLWLIILVSWIATFQINRVNWDEFAERISFIIPLGLP
- the LOC136415497 gene encoding cathepsin B-like, whose translation is MLKEWFILLVLTVNKSSALPQHHPFSSEYIAWINANQSHWKAGRNFHESEWSRLKLMASGVQPENALFVKPPEMHYYVKVNKTIIPKHFDAREAWPYCSSIRQIWDQSQCGSCWAVSAAAAMSDRICIHSHQILQLYVSAEDLLSCCNQCGQQCKGGKPLQAWKYWQKYGVVTGGAFNSSQGCKDYSLPPCKHHNNAPVPSKHNCEQLILHSPQCIKKCDNFFLSYENSRTFGGEVRRFANEESVQLEIMRNGPVQAVMEVYEDFYNYKSGVYMKIRGQYVGKHAVKLLGWGRENGIPYWLCANSWNSDWGHCGYFKLLRSGNHCGILNQVFASLPMIGFT